One Candidatus Limnocylindrales bacterium genomic region harbors:
- a CDS encoding ferredoxin produces MKVVVDYDLCEANAVCMRILPEVFQVDDKDNLNILIEHPPEEMRAKLKECVRLCPRQAISIAED; encoded by the coding sequence ATGAAAGTCGTCGTCGACTACGACCTGTGCGAAGCCAATGCCGTGTGCATGCGCATCCTGCCCGAAGTCTTCCAGGTGGATGACAAGGACAACCTGAACATCCTGATCGAGCATCCGCCCGAGGAGATGCGCGCCAAGCTCAAGGAGTGCGTGCGGCTGTGTCCCCGGCAGGCGATTTCGATCGCCGAAGACTGA
- a CDS encoding zinc dependent phospholipase C family protein: MLTHEAVIDSVWDDSLRPALLARFPKASPDELRKAHAFAYGGVIVIDIGYYPFEVPFYSDLTHYARSGEFIENLIADARTLDEYAFALGAIAHFPGDSNGHSLATNRSVALLYPKLRRKYGETVTYADDDKSHTQTEFAFDVLQAARGRYAPQAYHDFIGFEVCEDLLERTFVKTYGLSLDDIFDHRDFAIGSFRFAVRTLVPNATKMAWQIKKDEIVKSNPGVVREKFVYEMSVKDYEKEWGTSYTHAGVGTKILSAIIRVLPKIGPLKAYGFEAPTPEAERLYVESFDRTVSDYRRLLADARRGKLELENRNFDTGKPLRLGEYVLADQTYEKWLRKLERANFRNATPEIRRDIEAFYSTEPPAVASTATRARRAEAEASQKSIREARKLVSRLEAATDPPDRLAKR, translated from the coding sequence GTGCTTACCCACGAAGCTGTCATCGACAGCGTGTGGGACGATTCGCTCCGGCCTGCCCTCCTCGCCCGCTTCCCGAAAGCCAGCCCCGACGAGCTCCGCAAGGCGCACGCGTTCGCCTACGGCGGCGTGATCGTGATCGACATCGGATACTACCCGTTCGAAGTGCCGTTTTACTCCGACCTGACCCACTACGCGCGCTCGGGCGAATTCATCGAGAATCTGATTGCCGATGCCCGTACGCTCGACGAGTACGCGTTCGCGCTCGGCGCGATCGCCCACTTCCCCGGCGATTCCAACGGGCACTCGCTCGCGACCAATCGCAGCGTTGCCCTTCTGTATCCGAAGCTGCGGAGGAAATACGGGGAAACCGTCACCTACGCCGACGACGACAAGTCCCACACGCAGACCGAGTTCGCGTTCGACGTGCTTCAGGCTGCGCGCGGCCGCTATGCTCCCCAGGCTTACCACGACTTCATCGGCTTCGAAGTGTGCGAGGATCTTCTCGAGCGCACGTTCGTCAAGACCTACGGACTGTCGCTGGATGACATCTTCGATCATCGGGATTTCGCGATCGGTTCGTTCCGCTTTGCGGTCCGCACGCTGGTGCCGAACGCGACGAAGATGGCCTGGCAGATCAAGAAGGACGAAATCGTAAAGTCGAACCCCGGAGTCGTCCGGGAAAAATTCGTCTACGAGATGTCCGTCAAGGACTACGAGAAGGAATGGGGCACGAGCTATACGCACGCCGGCGTAGGCACGAAGATCCTGAGCGCGATCATCCGCGTGCTTCCCAAGATCGGCCCGCTCAAAGCCTATGGCTTCGAGGCGCCCACGCCCGAAGCGGAACGTCTCTACGTCGAGAGCTTCGACCGCACGGTTTCCGACTATCGCCGCCTTCTTGCGGATGCCCGCCGCGGAAAGCTCGAGCTGGAAAACCGCAATTTCGACACCGGAAAGCCGCTTCGTCTCGGAGAGTACGTGCTTGCCGACCAGACCTACGAGAAATGGCTGCGAAAACTCGAGCGCGCCAACTTCCGCAACGCGACGCCAGAGATACGCCGCGACATCGAGGCGTTCTATTCGACCGAGCCTCCCGCAGTGGCTTCGACCGCGACCCGCGCGCGACGCGCCGAAGCCGAGGCCTCGCAGAAGAGCATCCGCGAAGCACGCAAACTGGTGAGCAGGCTCGAGGCCGCAACCGATCCGCCCGACCGGCTCGCGAAGCGTTAG
- a CDS encoding crotonase/enoyl-CoA hydratase family protein, with the protein MSEQPALLVERDGHIVTVTMNRPEARNALNPEMICRLSDAWDMIDSDDGVRVAILTGSHGHFCAGADLDKLVSRSLKGLPPENDFEQRIRDDYQVIFRGLLRSRRTIKPLIAAIEGSCIAGGVEILQATDIRVAAESSKLGVSEVRWGLFPQGGSTTRLPRQIPFTRAMEVLLTGDHYSAREALDMGLIGRVVPDGTALEVARTIADRIAENGPVAVRNIKRAVLEAEGLTEEAARELEMRLGMEVFSTEDAKEGPRAFKEKRKPNFLGR; encoded by the coding sequence GTGTCCGAACAACCCGCTCTTCTCGTCGAACGCGACGGCCACATCGTGACCGTCACGATGAACCGTCCCGAAGCCCGCAACGCGCTCAACCCGGAGATGATCTGCCGGTTGTCGGATGCGTGGGACATGATCGATTCCGACGACGGCGTGCGGGTGGCGATCCTGACCGGATCGCACGGTCATTTCTGCGCCGGTGCGGATCTGGACAAGCTGGTCTCGCGCTCGCTCAAGGGCCTGCCGCCGGAGAACGATTTCGAGCAGCGCATCCGCGACGACTACCAGGTGATCTTCCGCGGCCTGCTGCGCAGCCGTCGGACAATCAAGCCGCTGATCGCCGCCATCGAAGGCTCGTGCATCGCCGGAGGCGTCGAGATCCTGCAGGCCACCGACATCCGCGTGGCCGCTGAAAGCTCGAAGCTCGGCGTCTCGGAAGTGCGATGGGGACTGTTCCCGCAGGGCGGCTCGACGACGCGGCTGCCGCGCCAGATTCCGTTCACGCGCGCAATGGAAGTGCTGCTGACCGGCGACCACTACAGCGCGCGCGAAGCGCTCGACATGGGCCTCATCGGCCGCGTGGTTCCGGACGGTACTGCGCTCGAGGTTGCGCGCACGATCGCGGACCGCATTGCCGAGAACGGCCCGGTTGCGGTCCGCAACATCAAGCGCGCGGTGCTCGAAGCCGAGGGGCTGACCGAAGAAGCGGCCCGTGAGCTCGAGATGCGGCTCGGAATGGAAGTGTTCTCGACCGAAGACGCCAAGGAAGGTCCGAGGGCCTTCAAGGAAAAGCGCAAGCCCAATTTTCTCGGCCGCTGA
- a CDS encoding acyl-CoA synthetase yields the protein MSEEQKQPMELNIADLFELVADTVPDREALICGTRRFTYAELDREANRLAHFLADRGVKAGEHVGMYLYNGHEYLVAMLAAFKIRAVPVNVNYRYVEDELQYLLNDSDLVALFYQRELADRLAAVRANAPKMRVLVEVDDTSAPRELLAGATRYDDAVASSRPERGFEPRSGKDIYIIYTGGTTGMPKGVMWRHEDVLYAGLQGGNPGGPPIERGEQLAEIVHSGMCLTFLPAAPLIHGAAEWASIIAFFGGGKCILQRGKSFDPKIVARLIRDEKVNTVTLVGDAMARPLAEAITALGDEADMSSVFVIGSAGAVLSEAVKEQLRAAIPSTMIVDSFGATETGHQGSMAPGTGHGAGQGPLFYMNETNCVLDDDRKPVAPGSGVVGKLARRGHIPVGYYNDPVKTAATFFEIDGVRWVMPGDLATVEADGSIRVFGRGSVCINSGGEKIFPEEVEAALKAHDAVLDAVVVGIPDERWGQRVAALVQLRPGAGASAEDLERHCRTKVAGYKVPRVVRFVERVERQPSGKPDYRWAASYAAAQASGAAS from the coding sequence TTGAGCGAGGAACAGAAACAGCCGATGGAGCTGAACATCGCCGACCTTTTCGAGCTGGTCGCCGACACCGTGCCCGACCGCGAGGCGCTGATCTGCGGGACCAGGCGCTTCACGTACGCGGAGCTCGACCGCGAGGCGAATCGTCTCGCGCACTTTCTCGCCGATCGCGGCGTCAAGGCCGGCGAGCACGTCGGCATGTATCTCTACAACGGGCACGAGTACCTCGTGGCGATGCTCGCGGCGTTCAAGATCCGCGCAGTGCCCGTCAACGTGAATTACCGTTACGTCGAGGACGAGCTGCAGTATCTGCTGAACGACAGCGACCTCGTCGCGTTGTTCTACCAGAGGGAGCTCGCCGACCGCCTCGCCGCCGTGCGGGCGAACGCGCCGAAGATGCGCGTGCTCGTCGAAGTCGACGACACGAGCGCGCCGCGCGAGCTTCTCGCCGGCGCCACGCGCTACGACGACGCCGTGGCATCGTCGAGGCCGGAGCGCGGCTTCGAGCCGCGTTCGGGCAAGGACATCTACATCATCTACACCGGCGGCACGACGGGCATGCCGAAGGGCGTGATGTGGCGCCACGAAGACGTGCTCTATGCGGGCCTGCAGGGCGGCAATCCCGGCGGACCGCCGATCGAGCGCGGCGAGCAGCTCGCCGAGATCGTGCACAGCGGGATGTGCCTTACGTTCCTGCCGGCCGCGCCGCTGATTCACGGAGCCGCGGAATGGGCTTCGATCATCGCGTTCTTCGGCGGCGGCAAATGCATCCTGCAGCGCGGCAAGAGCTTCGATCCGAAGATCGTCGCGCGCCTGATCCGCGACGAAAAGGTCAATACCGTCACGCTCGTCGGCGATGCGATGGCGCGGCCGCTTGCGGAGGCCATCACGGCGCTCGGCGACGAGGCCGACATGTCGTCGGTATTCGTGATCGGCTCGGCCGGCGCGGTGCTGTCGGAGGCCGTCAAGGAACAGCTCCGCGCGGCAATCCCGTCGACGATGATCGTCGACAGCTTCGGTGCGACCGAAACCGGTCACCAAGGCTCGATGGCGCCCGGCACTGGCCACGGGGCGGGGCAGGGGCCGCTATTCTACATGAACGAGACCAACTGCGTGCTCGACGACGACAGAAAGCCCGTCGCGCCGGGCTCGGGCGTCGTCGGCAAGCTCGCGCGCCGCGGGCACATCCCGGTCGGTTACTACAACGATCCGGTGAAGACGGCGGCGACGTTCTTCGAGATCGACGGTGTGCGCTGGGTGATGCCGGGCGACCTCGCGACCGTGGAAGCCGACGGCTCGATCCGCGTCTTCGGTCGCGGTTCGGTGTGCATCAACAGCGGCGGCGAGAAGATCTTCCCCGAAGAGGTCGAAGCCGCGCTCAAGGCGCACGATGCCGTTCTCGATGCGGTCGTCGTCGGCATTCCCGACGAGCGCTGGGGACAGAGAGTCGCCGCGCTCGTGCAGCTGCGTCCCGGAGCCGGCGCGAGCGCCGAGGATCTCGAACGTCACTGCCGCACCAAAGTCGCCGGCTACAAGGTTCCGCGCGTCGTGCGTTTCGTCGAGCGCGTCGAGCGCCAGCCGAGCGGCAAGCCGGATTATCGCTGGGCGGCGAGCTACGCGGCCGCACAGGCGTCCGGCGCGGCGTCGTGA
- a CDS encoding thiolase domain-containing protein — protein sequence MARQCAVIGVGQTRHAAKRGDLSMVGLVREAALAALADSGLDWKDVEALVIGKAPDMFEGVMQPELFLADALGAAGKPMIRVHTAGSVGGSTAIVAAHLVQSGQFSRVLTVAFEKQSESEATWAITPKIPFQPPLVAGAGGYFAPIIRAYIDRSKAPADVGLRVAVKDRKNAIRNPFAHLHLPDIDIETVANSPLLWDPLHYLECCPSSDGACAMVLADESAARKAPAAPAWVLGTSMRSEPTMFPGRNQINPRAGRECAQNVYRQAGITNPRKEIDTAEVYVPFSWYEPMWMENLGFAELNEGWKMSLDGVTAFDGDLPINPSGGVLSSNPIGASGMLRFAEAAMQVRGSAGEHQVDGARIALGHAYGGGSQFFSMWMVGAEKP from the coding sequence ATGGCACGTCAGTGCGCAGTCATCGGAGTCGGCCAGACCCGCCACGCGGCCAAACGCGGCGACCTGTCGATGGTCGGGCTCGTGCGCGAAGCGGCGCTCGCGGCGCTCGCCGATTCGGGCCTCGACTGGAAGGACGTCGAAGCGCTCGTGATCGGCAAGGCGCCCGACATGTTCGAAGGCGTCATGCAGCCCGAGCTGTTTCTTGCAGACGCGCTCGGAGCCGCCGGCAAACCGATGATCCGCGTGCACACCGCAGGCAGCGTCGGCGGCTCGACGGCGATCGTCGCGGCGCACCTCGTGCAGTCCGGGCAGTTCTCTCGTGTGCTGACCGTCGCATTCGAGAAGCAGTCCGAAAGCGAAGCCACCTGGGCAATCACTCCGAAGATCCCTTTCCAGCCGCCGCTCGTCGCCGGCGCCGGCGGTTACTTCGCGCCGATCATCCGCGCGTACATCGACCGCTCGAAAGCGCCGGCGGATGTCGGGCTTCGCGTCGCCGTCAAGGACCGCAAGAACGCGATCCGCAATCCGTTCGCGCATCTGCACCTGCCCGACATCGACATCGAAACCGTCGCGAACTCGCCGCTGCTCTGGGATCCGCTGCATTACCTCGAGTGCTGTCCGTCGTCCGACGGCGCATGCGCGATGGTGCTTGCCGACGAAAGTGCAGCCCGAAAAGCGCCGGCCGCGCCGGCCTGGGTGCTCGGCACGTCGATGCGAAGCGAGCCGACGATGTTTCCCGGCCGCAACCAGATCAATCCGCGCGCGGGCCGCGAGTGCGCGCAGAACGTCTATCGCCAGGCCGGCATCACCAATCCGCGAAAGGAAATCGACACCGCCGAGGTCTACGTGCCGTTCAGCTGGTACGAGCCGATGTGGATGGAGAACCTCGGCTTCGCCGAGCTGAACGAAGGCTGGAAGATGTCGCTCGACGGCGTGACCGCGTTCGACGGTGACCTTCCGATCAATCCGTCCGGCGGCGTGCTGTCGTCCAATCCGATCGGTGCGTCCGGCATGCTGCGCTTTGCCGAAGCGGCGATGCAGGTGCGCGGCTCGGCCGGCGAGCACCAGGTCGACGGCGCGAGGATCGCGCTCGGCCACGCATACGGCGGCGGCTCGCAGTTCTTCTCGATGTGGATGGTCGGAGCGGAAAAGCCTTGA